GCAGGTAGGAATCGAGTTCCACGGGCAGGTAGTCGCCGGTCTGGGTCGGAATCTCCCACACCGTGCGTCCGGTGTACCCGGTCAGGAAAGCCAGCGAGGCGCCGTGCGGCATGGTGAAAAAGGCCTTGAACGCGGCCTTATGCTTGGGCGGGCGCTGCTGGCGGCTCACCGTGTAATGGTTCTGCAGGTCCTGGTAGCTGTAGTTGGCCGAGAGTTTCATCCAGTAGACCGGCACCAGGTCGGCGCTAAGCTCGAACCCGCTGGCCCGGGCGCTGCCCAGGTTGTGGAACGACTGCACCGGAACGCCATCCTCCAGGTGTGGAGCGTCCGGACCGATGTAGTCGCGGAATCGGTAGGTGAACAGATCGATCTCGGCGCGGAAAGTGTGGCTGGGGAAGAAAGTGTAGCCCAGCTCCCAGGTGGTGTTCTTCTCGCTCTCCAGGTCGGGCTGACCCACGATCTGCAGCCCGGTGGGGGTCATCAGGCGGAAATAGGAGTCGGTGAACGAGGGGTTGCGGAAAGCCTGCCCCACCGAGAAACGCAGGGTGTGATCGGCGCGGGGGCTGTAGATCAGGCTGCCGCGCGGGCTGAAACTGGCCCCCACCAGGGGGTGATGGTCCAGGCGCGCCCCGACCAGCAGGCTCACCTCGGGCACCAGGCGGTACTCGTCCTGGAAATAGGCGGCCAGAAGGTTCTGGCTGTGGTCGCGGTCGATGATGTTGGACTGGATGGTGTTCAGGCGGTAGGAGGCGCCGTAGATCAGGGTGTTATTGCCCCCGATCTCGCTCATGTTCTGGGCCTCGAGGTCGACCGTGTTGTAGAGGATCGAGACATCCTCGCCGGGCGAGAAGATCGGGTCGCCGGTCTCGTCCCCGCGGTTCCAGAAAGCCTGGAAATGGAAATCGGAGTGCTCCAGGTTGAGCTTGGCGTAGGTCGTGGTGGCGTCGAAATCGTTCTGCTCGATGCGCACCACCTGCTCGACCGAGCCGTAGCTCAGGCCGCCCTCCACCGAGAGCCGCAGGTCGTTCTCGAAACGGTGGCCCAGGTAGAGGTTGCCCAGGACCACGTTCTCGGAATTGTGGTCCGTATCGGCCAGGCTGTTCAGGCGGCGCGAGCCGAGAGCGGCCCGGAAATCGGTGTCGCCGCGCTGGACCCCGGCCAGGAACGAGCTGAACAGGGTGCCGTTCTCGCCCACCTGGACCTTGACCTGGTCACCCTTGATCTGGCGCGGGGTCTTGGTGATGATGTTGATCACGCCGCTGAAAGCGTTGGCCCCGTAGAGGGCGCTGCTGGGGCTGCGCACCACCTCGATGCGGTCGATCTGGTCGAGCAGCACGGGCAGGCCCTCCCAGACCACACCGCCGAAGAAATCGAAATACACCGAGCGGCCGTCGATCAACACCAGCATCTTATTGGACAGAAGCTGGTTGAGGCCGCGGGCGTTGACCTCGGCGTGGGAGGCGCTCACGGTCATCACGTCCAGACCGGGGACGAAACGCAGCAGCTCGGGGACGGTCAGGGCGCCGGAGGCCTTGATCTCGGCGGCTGAGATCACTGTCACCGTGGCCGGGGCGCGCTCGATGCTCTGCTCGGTGCGCCCGGCGGTGATGACCTTCTCGATCGGCTGGAAGAACAGTCTTTCGGTCATTTCATTCTCGGCGCGGCACTGGGAGGGCGCCACGGCGAGAGTAAAACCCGCAATACAGAGCAGCGGCCCCAGCCATGGGCTGGCGTCTCGGGTCCTCATAGCCTTTGTTCTCCTTGTCCTGGCGGAAGTTTATATCAAGGTCCGGCGCGGGTCGGCCGGAGTTGCGAACCGGTTTGAGGAAGACTGTCCCGGCGGCGGTCAGCCCAGCAGCGGGCGGACATGCTCCAGGAGGGTCTTTATGTCGAACGGTTTGAGCATGTAGTCGTTCGCCCCGTTGGCCGAAACGGCCTCCTTATCGTAGGCTTCGCTGTGGCCGGTGACGGCCAGGATTTTCATCTCCGGGTTGACATTGGGGTTGCCGCGCAGGCGGCGGCAGACCTCGAGGCCGTCGAGCTGCGGCATCCGGATGTCCAGGATGAGCAGGTCGGGCTTGAAATCCCCGGCCTTGATCAGGGTCTCGTAGCCGTCCACCGCGGTCTCGATTTCCAGGTTGCCCACCGCGGCGGCCAGCACCCGGCTCACGGCATCCACCACCGCCGGGTCGTCATCGGCCACCAGGACTTTTTTCTTCCTTCCGCCCACGAAATACTCATCCACCACCGGCATACCGTTGCGCTGAAGAAATTTCTTGAACTCCTCGCGTGTCACCCGGTGCTGTCCTCCGGGGTTGCGGAACGCCTTGAGCGCCCCGCTCTTGATCCAGCGGTTGACCTGCATGACCGTGGTGTGGCAGTAGCGTGCGATGTCACCCGTGGTCAGAGGCGGGTCGGGAATCATATCGGGCAGAGATTTTCGAGACATGGCGGCGTCTCCGTATAAAACAAACCAAACATAACAATAGTATTATACCTATATAATTTCTTCAGTATATCAAACCTGTCAAGAAAAATCAATGCCCCGACGGAAAAAAATGTGGCATGGAAGTTGTCTTAAAAGCTTCGCGCTGTCTGGAACAGAGCTGGCCCAGACCGGAAGTCTGCAACACTGAACTCAAACTTTTCTAAAGTCTTCCATCATGAAAAGCTGAAAATCCGTGGGTGCCAGTCGGAAAAAACGACCGTCGGCGTCAGGCCCCGTGCGGAAATATTATCCCAGGAGAAGAACATGGATTGCCGTATCGTGCTGTGGGACTCGGACCGTTCGTTGCGTGAGGCACTGTTCAGCCGTCTGCTGCGCAAGGGTTTCTACCCGGTTTCGCTGGGCGACCCCTCCAAGCTGGACAAGGCGGTGCGGATGCTCGCCCCAGAGCTGGTGCTGTTCGAGGCGACCTGGGAGCGCGGGGAGACAGTGAGCCTGGGCGGCGGCGGTGCGGTACCGGTGCAGGACGGCGACTTGTCGCTGGTGCTGCCGCTGGCGGCCGGATCATCCGGGACAGCCTCCGGGGCGCGCGGCCTGGTGCTGGAGCGCCTGCGCAAGCCGTTCGGCACGCGGGAGCTGCTGGGCGGGATCAGCAGCGCCCTGGCCGTGCGCGAGCGCCTGAACCGCCACTGCCGTCCCGGCCGGGAATGGCTGGAGGTCAAGCGTCTGAGCGACGACAGCGAGATCGAGGCGGCGTTGCGCCTGCGGCAGGAGGTCTATCGCGAGACCGGGTTCATCCAAGCGGGCGCCCTCCCGCTGGAGTACGACCATTACGACCGCAACTCGATCCATTTCGGGGCGTTCCATGTTCAGGGCGCTCAGCGCGAGTTGGCCGGCACCATCCGTATCATCCGCCGCGGGACAGAGGGCACCCCGACCTGCAGCGAGGCTGTCGAGCGCGTGGTGCGGCGCTACGAGCCGTCCTGGTGTGAATCGGCCGCCTCGGAAGTGTGCCCCGAGCTGCCGGCACTAAAGACATTCGGCCTGGGGGCCGGAGAGCTGGAGGTCTTTCTGCCCGGGTTCGGCGGGCGCGAGTCGGCCTGCGGCCGCCGGGCGGGCGGTGAGGTCTGCGAGCTGAGCCGCCTGGCTATCGCGCGGCCCTGGCGGCTCAGCCGTTTCGGGATCGAGCGGATGCTGTTCCAGATGATCGTGGTCGATTCGATGGCCGGCAACCCGCGCCGCAACTGGTTCGTGATCGCGGTGCACCCCTCGCGCCAGGCCAAGTTCGAGCGTTTCGGCTTCCGGGTGCTCGACCAGCTGGGGGTGCGCCCCTACGCCGGGCTGAACCAGCCGGCGATCCTGCTCAGCCTGGACCTGCAGCACTATCTGACCACGCCCAACCCGTTCAGCGCCAGCCTGGAGCTGGAGCTCCTGCTTTACCGGGCAGCGGGCTATCTTTCGCACGCGGTGGCCGAGGAAAACGAGCAAAAAGGGCGGGTCGCAGCGGGTCAGACGGTCTGAAAGGGGAGAATTCGGGGCAAAACATAACAAACTTCTAAGCTCTAACTTATGTCTATCTCATCATATATAAATAATAGATAACATGTAATTTGATAAAAAAATCATTGATTTAATTTGTTTTTCCCGCCATATTTACTTCGCAGATTTAATTCCGCAAGCATATTTTCCTTCTCCTGCAATAAAGCAACTAATTTTTGATAGAATTCGGATTGCAGGCGTATAATAATTCACAGACAGAGGGGCCGTCCCGGCAAGGTTTTGTGGGACGGGCTTCTGACGGCGGCAGGCCACAGTTTAAGCCTGGAGGCGAGGATGAAAGAGACGATACTGTTCCGTGATTCCGATCCGGCGTTGCACGAGGCCCTTCTGGCGGTGCTCGGCGGACGGGGGTTCAGGGCGCTGGGGCTGGACAGTCCGGCGGTGCTGGGTACGGCGGTCAGGCTGTTCGATCCCGCTCTGCTCGTCCTGGAGGGCTCGTGGGAACGCGGGGAGCGCATGGTGCTGGCTGACAACCCCTCCGGCGCGGTCAAAGCCGGCTACCTGGCGATAGTCCTGCCGCTGCCGGGTGTGGGTTGCCGGGGCATGGTGGTGGAGAGCCTGCGCAAGCCGTTCGGCCTGAAACAGCTCCTGGCGGCTGTCAACGGCGCCCTGGAGCTGCGCGCGAGCCTGAGCCGGATGCCGCGGGGTTACGACACCG
This genomic interval from bacterium contains the following:
- a CDS encoding response regulator, which produces MSRKSLPDMIPDPPLTTGDIARYCHTTVMQVNRWIKSGALKAFRNPGGQHRVTREEFKKFLQRNGMPVVDEYFVGGRKKKVLVADDDPAVVDAVSRVLAAAVGNLEIETAVDGYETLIKAGDFKPDLLILDIRMPQLDGLEVCRRLRGNPNVNPEMKILAVTGHSEAYDKEAVSANGANDYMLKPFDIKTLLEHVRPLLG
- a CDS encoding TonB-dependent receptor, producing MTERLFFQPIEKVITAGRTEQSIERAPATVTVISAAEIKASGALTVPELLRFVPGLDVMTVSASHAEVNARGLNQLLSNKMLVLIDGRSVYFDFFGGVVWEGLPVLLDQIDRIEVVRSPSSALYGANAFSGVINIITKTPRQIKGDQVKVQVGENGTLFSSFLAGVQRGDTDFRAALGSRRLNSLADTDHNSENVVLGNLYLGHRFENDLRLSVEGGLSYGSVEQVVRIEQNDFDATTTYAKLNLEHSDFHFQAFWNRGDETGDPIFSPGEDVSILYNTVDLEAQNMSEIGGNNTLIYGASYRLNTIQSNIIDRDHSQNLLAAYFQDEYRLVPEVSLLVGARLDHHPLVGASFSPRGSLIYSPRADHTLRFSVGQAFRNPSFTDSYFRLMTPTGLQIVGQPDLESEKNTTWELGYTFFPSHTFRAEIDLFTYRFRDYIGPDAPHLEDGVPVQSFHNLGSARASGFELSADLVPVYWMKLSANYSYQDLQNHYTVSRQQRPPKHKAAFKAFFTMPHGASLAFLTGYTGRTVWEIPTQTGDYLPVELDSYLRCDTRLAWNIGKRGPEIFVAALDLFNSRKLEYPLAEKTRRRLTAGLNFGF